GTTCATCGTGCTCCGCGACGTCTACGAGGACTTCCTGGAGCGCTTCCGCGCGGAGGTCGAGGCGATGGCGGTCGGCGACCCGATGGACGAGGGCACCGACGTCGGGCCCCTGGCTCGCGACGACCTGCGTGACACGCTGCACGACCAGGTGCAGCGGACCCTCGCCCACCACGACGGCGGGTCGCTGCTGATCGGCGGGGAGCCACTCGACCGGCCGGGGTTCTTCTACCAGCCAACGATCATCCGCGACTCGAACGCCGAAGCACCTGCGTGCACGGAGGAGACCTTCGGTCCGCTCGCTGCCGTGATGGACGCCGAACACGAGGAGGCGGCCGTGGCGCTGGCGAACTCGTCACGGTACGGGCTCGGCGCATCCATCTGGACCCGCGACGTCGACCGCGGGGAACGACTCGCCGCCCACATCGAGTCCGGCGTCGTGTTCGTCAACGACGTCGTGTCGTCCGATCCGCGACTCCCGTTCGGCGGGATGAAGGACTCCGGCTACGGCCGGGAACTCGGCTGGCTGGGAGCGCAGGAGTTCTGCAACGTCAAGACCGTGTGGGTCAACCCGCACGGCGGCACACCCGAGGCCGCCCCGGTCGAGTAGCGCGTCCCCCGTGGTGGCGACGCGTACGCAGCGCCGCTCAGGCGACCCCGGGTGGGCGATCGTCGTGCCACGGCCGGGCGGCCTCGAGCTGGCCAGCCAGGCGCAGCACGCTGGCCTCGTCGGCGAAGCGGCCGACCAGCTGCATGCCGATCGGCAGTCCCGTGGCGGCGTCGCGGTGCAGCGGGAGCGACACCGCGGGCTGGCCGGTGGCGTTGATCAGAGGGGTGACGCCGACGTAGTCCTTGACCGCGGCCCACGTCTCAGGTGGCTCCAAGTCGGAGAGCTCCCCGACCCGCAGCGGAAGGCGGGTCACCACCGGGAACACCAGCTGGCCGAACTCGTCGTGGAAGCGAGCCTGGAAGCCCCGGCAGAACAGCTGCAGATGGAACTGGTTGGCCAGGACCTCTCCGCCGGTGAGCCGATCGCCCCACTCGGCGAGCCACTGGTTGATCGGTTCGAACATGTCCCGCTGCAACGGTTGGCTGGCGACCAGCGCAGCCCACGTCTCCTCGAACGCTGTCGTGACATGATCGGGGACGGTGCCGTCGCTCTCAACGACCTCGTGGCCCAGCTGCTCGAGGCACGTGCAAACGTCGTCTAGGGCGTCGCGGACCTGCGGGGCGTAGGGCCCGTCTGGCCCTTGACGGAACACGCCGATCCGAACGCGCCCGGGGTCGCGTCCGACCTCGTCTCGGAACGGCCGCGCAGGTGGGGGGAGCATCCCCGGGTCGCCGGGGACGTAGCCGGCGAGAACGTCCAGGAACGCCGCCCCGTCGGCGACCGTGCGGGTGAGCATGCCGTGGGCGACGAACCCGAAGCCGATGTCGCC
This Actinomycetota bacterium DNA region includes the following protein-coding sequences:
- a CDS encoding amidase → MSDLAFAPALEQARLVRDREVSSRELVELYLRRIEAHDHGLNSYVRVLADQARQLAAAKDQQTTRGGSLPPFHGVPVSIKEMNLLAGSPATMGSRALADLIAPTDDEVVARLRRAGMVPLGKTNVPELGTVPYTEPVLFGAARNPWNRGHTPGGSSGGAAAALAAGLCPAAQGSDGGGSLRIPASNTGVVGLKPTRDRVSNAPLFGDIGFGFVAHGMLTRTVADGAAFLDVLAGYVPGDPGMLPPPARPFRDEVGRDPGRVRIGVFRQGPDGPYAPQVRDALDDVCTCLEQLGHEVVESDGTVPDHVTTAFEETWAALVASQPLQRDMFEPINQWLAEWGDRLTGGEVLANQFHLQLFCRGFQARFHDEFGQLVFPVVTRLPLRVGELSDLEPPETWAAVKDYVGVTPLINATGQPAVSLPLHRDAATGLPIGMQLVGRFADEASVLRLAGQLEAARPWHDDRPPGVA